The window GCTTTTTCCTGCAGGGTCTTCTCCCCCGCATGCCAGGGCGAGGAGTGGTGGTCCGGGTTCTGTTGCATGGCGGCGTTCCTCGCAGTGGCGGGATATCAGGCGCTGGTCTGCAGGCCGATCACGGTGCGTGGCATGGGCACGAAGCGCGGCAGCGCCTCGATCCGCGCCAGCCAGCTGCGTACGTTGGCATAGGGCTCCAGCGACACATTGCCCTCCGGTGCGTGGGCGATGTAGGAGTAGTTGGCGATATCGGCGATGGTGGGTGTGCTACCGGCCAGGAAGGGCGTTTTGGCCAGCTCGGCGTCGATCACCTTCAGCAGGGTATGGGCGCGGGTAATCACTTCGTCGGTGTTGAACGAGGCTCCGAACACCGTGACCAGACGCGCGGCAGCAGGGCCGAAGGCCAACGGACCGGCAGCGACCGACAGCCAGCGCTGGACGCGGGCGGCGGCAGCGGGCTCCTCGGGGAGCCAAGTGCCGTTGTCGTACTTCTTGGCCAGGTACACCAGGATGGCATTGGAGTCGGCGATCACCGTGCCGTTGTCGTCTATGACCGGGACCTGGCCGAACGGGTTGAGGGCCAGGAAGTCCGGCTGCTTGTGCGCGCCTTTGGCCAGGTCGACGAACACCAGCTCGGTGGGCAGGTTCAGCAGCGAAAGCATCAGCTCGATGCGATGGGCGTGGCCGGACTTGGGGAAGTTGTAAAGCTTGATCGGGTTCGACATTGGCTTGGCTCCTGATCAGCACCGGGGTGGGCTGGTGGAGCACATGCTGCACCGGTTCGGCTGGCAGCAGAATCCGTGTGGCGGGGAAACCATAATTTCGCGGAGCGGAATAATGCACTCAGGCTTCTGGCCTCCTCGCGGGCAAGCCCGCTCCAAAAGCACTACACCCTCCCGTGGGAACGGCTTTAGCCGCGAAGAATCCAACGCGGTGCCTGGCACCGGCTGCGCCGGTGTTCGCGGCTAAAGCCGCTCCCACAGGTCCCTGCTAAATCAGAGAAATCAGCCCAATCGCTGCTGCCGTTGGTAGAGGTAAAGAACATGCACAGCATCTACCACCAACGACACAGTGGCTTGGTGTTCTTCGAGGCTCATCTTGTCCAGGACGGAAAAATTTTCCTCCGAACCGTGCAAGGCAATAGCGTCGAGATATTTTTGAAGATGGGCAGGTAATTCTGTCCATCGTCCCAAACGAACACCCCGCATGTACCCGAAGCACCACTCTTCAAGCACTACAATTTCGCCCTGCGCAGTATCTCTGACCTCAAAGAACAGATTCAGCTCATCCGTGGCTTCGCTGAGCATGATCGCGACGGTATTGTAAAACTTGATGATCAAATCCGTGTAGCGCTGAGCCTGGGCCTTGCTTTTGAACCGAGGCAATTTGCCGCCAGAAACCTCCGGCAGCCACTCACTTGGTGGCAGCATATGCGGCGAGCTGCATAGGGCATTCACAA of the Pseudomonas asiatica genome contains:
- a CDS encoding glutathione S-transferase family protein, whose protein sequence is MSNPIKLYNFPKSGHAHRIELMLSLLNLPTELVFVDLAKGAHKQPDFLALNPFGQVPVIDDNGTVIADSNAILVYLAKKYDNGTWLPEEPAAAARVQRWLSVAAGPLAFGPAAARLVTVFGASFNTDEVITRAHTLLKVIDAELAKTPFLAGSTPTIADIANYSYIAHAPEGNVSLEPYANVRSWLARIEALPRFVPMPRTVIGLQTSA
- a CDS encoding UPF0149 family protein encodes the protein MSNPITDQELDELGELLFKYGNDDAILDVSELDGFVNALCSSPHMLPPSEWLPEVSGGKLPRFKSKAQAQRYTDLIIKFYNTVAIMLSEATDELNLFFEVRDTAQGEIVVLEEWCFGYMRGVRLGRWTELPAHLQKYLDAIALHGSEENFSVLDKMSLEEHQATVSLVVDAVHVLYLYQRQQRLG